The following nucleotide sequence is from Halorussus caseinilyticus.
GGTAGAGGATGGGAAACAGCATGAACGCCGAGAAGACGAACAGGCCGGGCAACACGAGCAACAGCGAGGCGTCTTCTCGTTCGAGGAAGGGCACGTCCTCGACCCGCCGGGCGACGCGAGAGGCAGTACTCATTGGTGTGGTCTACTCCCAGTTCTCTCGGACGGTCTTCTCGGCCTGCTCCATCGCTTTCTCGACGCCCGCGTCGCCGTTGAAGACCTTGGTGAGCGCGTCGGTGAGCGGTTGCCACACCTTCCCCATCTTGGGGTGGGTCGGCATCGGGACGCCCATCTGGACCGTCTCTGAGAACGCCTTCACGTCCGCGGGGAGGGCGTCGCTTCCCGCGAGACTCTCCAGAACCGGGATGCTACCCTGCTCTTTGGCGGCCTGCTTCAGCAGGTCCTCGTCGGTGGCGTACCACTCGGCGAACGACTGGGCGGCGGCGGTGCTGGCGTCGTCGTTCTCCATCGCCTTCGAGAAATACCACATCTGGATGCCGGTGTAGGGCTGGGGTTCGCCGCCCTCGGGCGTCGGGAGCGTAGTGACGCCGAAGTCCACGCCCTTCTCGTTGAGCGTGGCGAGGTACCACGGGCCGTTGATGGCGAACGCGGCGTTTCCCTCCGAGAACGGCGCGGCTTGGGCCTCGTAGCTCGGGTCCTTCGGCATGTAGGGCTTGAAGTTGTCGAGCGCGAACTGGATGCCCTCGACGGTCTTGGAGTCGGTCAGGCCGAGCATCGGGTCCTTGTCGGGGTCGAAGTAGTAGCCGCCGAACGCCTGACCCCACGCGCTGACGAAGTAAGGGTCGAAGGGGTAACTGAGACCGTAGGTGTTGTTGCCGGGGTCGTGGTGTTTCTCCATCGCGGACTTCATGTCGGCGACGGTCTCGGGCGCTTCGTCCACTATCTCCTTGTTGTAGACGAGCGTCACCGTCTCGGCGGCGTAGGGTAGACCCACTACGTTGCCATCGAACCGGACGGCCTCGGCCGCGGCGTCGGTGAAGGTGTCGAGTTCGACGCCGAGTTGGTCGCTCCGGTCGGTGACGAACCCGCGCTGGTAGTAGTCGCCCACCCAGTCGTGCGCCCAGTCGAACAGTTCCGGTCCCTGTCCGGCCGGAACCGCGCTCGTGGTCTTCTTCTTCAGGTCGGAGATGTCCGACCCCTCTATGGCGTGCTTCGAGTCGCCGTTGAACTGCTTCAACGCCTGCTTTCGGGCCTGTA
It contains:
- a CDS encoding extracellular solute-binding protein, which codes for MTMNRRTALKSIGVTGLVGALAGCASVQEQNDTTTSGDGGSDTTSGDDSDQTETTATGPAGTAKAWYQLQDTELQARKQALKQFNGDSKHAIEGSDISDLKKKTTSAVPAGQGPELFDWAHDWVGDYYQRGFVTDRSDQLGVELDTFTDAAAEAVRFDGNVVGLPYAAETVTLVYNKEIVDEAPETVADMKSAMEKHHDPGNNTYGLSYPFDPYFVSAWGQAFGGYYFDPDKDPMLGLTDSKTVEGIQFALDNFKPYMPKDPSYEAQAAPFSEGNAAFAINGPWYLATLNEKGVDFGVTTLPTPEGGEPQPYTGIQMWYFSKAMENDDASTAAAQSFAEWYATDEDLLKQAAKEQGSIPVLESLAGSDALPADVKAFSETVQMGVPMPTHPKMGKVWQPLTDALTKVFNGDAGVEKAMEQAEKTVRENWE